In Gallus gallus isolate bGalGal1 chromosome 8, bGalGal1.mat.broiler.GRCg7b, whole genome shotgun sequence, one DNA window encodes the following:
- the DEPDC1 gene encoding DEP domain-containing protein 1A isoform 2 (isoform 2 is encoded by transcript variant 2), giving the protein MERRPAAPGPYRATELWNEITRYFRAGMPLRTHRQHFKKHGSCFTASEAADWLHEVLRSSSNFGPEVSRQQTVQLLRKFLKNHVIEDIKGRWGAENLEDNGALYRFPSTSPVKPLPAPCRQNENLQTFSKDRLLKLPHLSRRTLKKHQLLTPLDNVEKTKLDKTAENEEDALCRKEVSQEYVQETWRNIILIHLQTILGLPSLEEVLQPTQIVPEHVIYNMTHTSKHGVVILQNKSDLPHWVLSAMKCLAYWPRNNDMSQPTYSGFERDVFRTVADYFVNLPEPLLTFEYYELFVNILVMCGFITIPNTCSGKHSVRDETRDPQSSKIPHLNSFKSTECLLLSLLRKEPKEIKEDYEASWKSSSEELADQTQRAKKLQQHKLASKQGSADNLIGGSCQNLSGFRNEQDLSLTFKTRCYSLERIGNTASRVHNKGELDSLRKTNVLSTRNEKQWLPCVSKTDSVLEFGFENTFQKQTDGSKRVSAPILQDRELFKENLKSKQICRSQGLLGSRSSRSCTSINVPIAEITVKPRSQLCGQGRPNTSVATSVGIRTEVSDITVSKRLCRSTIELSECSFTHSYVLTGTQNLLQPHLERIAVEALQICCLLLPPPNRRKMQLLMRMISRISENVDMPQLHDAMSTRSLMIQTFSRCVLCCAEEVDLDELLSTRLVSFLMDHQQEIFKVPTYLQVAVQDHLEYMKVAQCKYPGEEICAILPTYSYCEQITPQEFEEQKVSTSQAAVAELLENIIKDKNLSVKEKKKKLKQFQKEYPLIYQNRFPTTENEAMLFENKPTIKQPMLSLRKPKFRSLRH; this is encoded by the exons ATGGAGCGCCGCCCGGCAGCGCCGGGGCCCTACCGCGCCACTGAGCTG TGGAATGAAATCACCCGGTACTTCCGAGCCGGCATGCCGCTAAGGACGCACAGGCAGCACTTCAAGAAGCACGGCAGCTGTTTCACGGCCTCGGAAGCTGCAGATTGGCTGCACGAAGTACTGAGGAGCAGCAGTAACTTTGGGCCCGAAGTGAGCAGGCAGCAGACCGTCCAGCTGCTAAGGAAGTTCCTCAAGAATCACGTAATTGAAGATATTAAAGGAAGGTGGGGGGCAGAGAACTTAGAAGACAATGGTGCGCTGTACAG GTTTCCTTCAACCTCTCCAGTTAAACCTCTACCAGCTCCATGTCGCCAAAATGAAAACTTACAAACCTTCTCTAAAGATAGACTTCTTAAGCTGCCACATCTATCAAGGAGAACTCTGAAAAAACACCAATTGCTGACACCTCTG GATAATgtggagaaaacaaagctggataaaacagcagaaaatgaagaagatgCACTGTGCAGGAAGGAAGTGAGCCAGGAATATGTGCAAGAAACCTGGAGAAATATCATTCTAATACA TTTGCAAACCATCTTAGGCCTCCCATCCTTGGAAGAAGTTTTGCAGCCAACACAGATAGTTCCTGAGCATGTCATATACAATATGACACACACAAGCAAACATGGTGTTGTTATTTTGCAGAACAAATCAG acCTCCCTCACTGGGTGTTGTCAGCTATGAAGTGCCTCGCGTATT GGCCTAGAAATAATGATATGAGCCAGCCAACGTACAGTGGGTTTGAACGGGATGTCTTCAGAACAGTTGCTGATTATTTTGTCAATCTCCCTGAACCATTGCTTACTTTTGAGTACTATGAactttttgttaatattttgg tTATGTGTGGCTTCATCACAATTCCAAATACATGCAGTGGAAAACATTCTGTCCGAGATGAGACCCGTGACCCACAGTCTTCAAAAATTCCTCACTTGAACTCTTTCAAATCAACTGAATGTCTTCTTCTAAGTCTACTTCGCAAAGAGccaaaggaaataaaggagGATTATGAAGCTTCCTGGAAGTCATCTTCAGAAGAGTTAGCTGATCAGACACAACGTGCAAAGAAATTGCAGCAGCATAAGCTGGCAAGTAAACAAGGCAGTGCAGACAATCTCATAGGAGGAAGTTGTCAGAATCTTTCAGGTTTCAGGAATGAACAAGATCTATCCCTAACATTTAAGACAAGATGTTACTCTTTGGAGAGAATTGGAAACACTGCCTCGAGAGTACATAATAAAGGAGAATTGGATTCCCTCAGGAAAACTAATGTCTTGAGCacaagaaatgagaaacaatgGCTACCATGTGTGTCTAAGACTGATTCCGTGTTGGagtttggttttgaaaacaCATTCCAAAAACAAACTGATGGTTCAAAAAGAGTGTCTGCCCCAATTCTTCAGGATAGAGagctatttaaagaaaatcttaaatCAAAGCAAATATGCAGGTCTCAGGGTTTACTTGGGAGCAGGAGCTCCAGAAGTTGCACTAGCATCAATGTCCCAATTGCTGAAATCACAGTAAAGCCGAGGTCTCAGCTTTGTGGGCAAGGAAGACCAAATACCTCAGTGGCTACTTCAGTGGGCATCAGGACTGAGGTTTCTGACATCACCGTCAGTAAGAGACTCTGCAGAAGTACCATAGAACTTTCAGAATGCTCTTTCACTCACTCTTATGTGTTGACTGGCACGCAAA ATCTCCTTCAACCTCACTTAGAAAGGATTGCAGTTGAAGCACTACAGATATGCTGTCTGCTGCTTCCACCACCAAACCGCAGGAAGATGCAGCTCCTGATGCGAATGATCTCTCGGATCAGTGAGAACGTCGATATGCCACAGCTGCACGATGCCATGAGCACACGTTCTTTG ATGATACAGACTTTTTCTCGATGTGTGTTATGCTGTGCAGAAGAAGTAGATCTTGATGAGCTACTTTCTACACGATTAGTCTCATTTCTAATGGACCATcaacaggaaatatttaaagtaCCAACTTACCTGCAGGTTGCAGTGCAAGATCACCTAGAATACATGAAGGTGGCTCAG tgcaaaTATCCAGGTGAAGAAATCTGTGCCATATTACCAACCTATTCATACTGTGAACAAATAACCCCTCAGGAGTTTGAAGAACAAAAGGTTTCTACCTCTCAAgctgctgtggcagagctgtTAGAGAACATAATCAAAGATAAGAACTtatctgtgaaagaaaaaaagaaaaagttaaaacag TTCCAGAAGGAATACCCTCTGATATACCAGAACAGATTTCCAACCACAGAAAACGAAGCAATGCTCTTTGAGAACAAACCTACCATCAAACAACCTATGCTCAGCCTAAGAAAACCCAAGTTTCGCAGCCTGAGACATTAA
- the DEPDC1 gene encoding DEP domain-containing protein 1A isoform 3 (isoform 3 is encoded by transcript variant 3) has translation MERRPAAPGPYRATELWNEITRYFRAGMPLRTHRQHFKKHGSCFTASEAADWLHEVLRSSSNFGPEVSRQQTVQLLRKFLKNHVIEDIKGRWGAENLEDNGALYRFPSTSPVKPLPAPCRQNENLQTFSKDRLLKLPHLSRRTLKKHQLLTPLDNVEKTKLDKTAENEEDALCRKEVSQEYVQETWRNIILIHLQTILGLPSLEEVLQPTQIVPEHVIYNMTHTSKHGVVILQNKSEDLPHWVLSAMKCLAYWPRNNDMSQPTYSGFERDVFRTVADYFVNLPEPLLTFEYYELFVNILDLLQPHLERIAVEALQICCLLLPPPNRRKMQLLMRMISRISENVDMPQLHDAMSTRSLMIQTFSRCVLCCAEEVDLDELLSTRLVSFLMDHQQEIFKVPTYLQVAVQDHLEYMKVAQCKYPGEEICAILPTYSYCEQITPQEFEEQKVSTSQAAVAELLENIIKDKNLSVKEKKKKLKQFQKEYPLIYQNRFPTTENEAMLFENKPTIKQPMLSLRKPKFRSLRH, from the exons ATGGAGCGCCGCCCGGCAGCGCCGGGGCCCTACCGCGCCACTGAGCTG TGGAATGAAATCACCCGGTACTTCCGAGCCGGCATGCCGCTAAGGACGCACAGGCAGCACTTCAAGAAGCACGGCAGCTGTTTCACGGCCTCGGAAGCTGCAGATTGGCTGCACGAAGTACTGAGGAGCAGCAGTAACTTTGGGCCCGAAGTGAGCAGGCAGCAGACCGTCCAGCTGCTAAGGAAGTTCCTCAAGAATCACGTAATTGAAGATATTAAAGGAAGGTGGGGGGCAGAGAACTTAGAAGACAATGGTGCGCTGTACAG GTTTCCTTCAACCTCTCCAGTTAAACCTCTACCAGCTCCATGTCGCCAAAATGAAAACTTACAAACCTTCTCTAAAGATAGACTTCTTAAGCTGCCACATCTATCAAGGAGAACTCTGAAAAAACACCAATTGCTGACACCTCTG GATAATgtggagaaaacaaagctggataaaacagcagaaaatgaagaagatgCACTGTGCAGGAAGGAAGTGAGCCAGGAATATGTGCAAGAAACCTGGAGAAATATCATTCTAATACA TTTGCAAACCATCTTAGGCCTCCCATCCTTGGAAGAAGTTTTGCAGCCAACACAGATAGTTCCTGAGCATGTCATATACAATATGACACACACAAGCAAACATGGTGTTGTTATTTTGCAGAACAAATCAG aagacCTCCCTCACTGGGTGTTGTCAGCTATGAAGTGCCTCGCGTATT GGCCTAGAAATAATGATATGAGCCAGCCAACGTACAGTGGGTTTGAACGGGATGTCTTCAGAACAGTTGCTGATTATTTTGTCAATCTCCCTGAACCATTGCTTACTTTTGAGTACTATGAactttttgttaatattttgg ATCTCCTTCAACCTCACTTAGAAAGGATTGCAGTTGAAGCACTACAGATATGCTGTCTGCTGCTTCCACCACCAAACCGCAGGAAGATGCAGCTCCTGATGCGAATGATCTCTCGGATCAGTGAGAACGTCGATATGCCACAGCTGCACGATGCCATGAGCACACGTTCTTTG ATGATACAGACTTTTTCTCGATGTGTGTTATGCTGTGCAGAAGAAGTAGATCTTGATGAGCTACTTTCTACACGATTAGTCTCATTTCTAATGGACCATcaacaggaaatatttaaagtaCCAACTTACCTGCAGGTTGCAGTGCAAGATCACCTAGAATACATGAAGGTGGCTCAG tgcaaaTATCCAGGTGAAGAAATCTGTGCCATATTACCAACCTATTCATACTGTGAACAAATAACCCCTCAGGAGTTTGAAGAACAAAAGGTTTCTACCTCTCAAgctgctgtggcagagctgtTAGAGAACATAATCAAAGATAAGAACTtatctgtgaaagaaaaaaagaaaaagttaaaacag TTCCAGAAGGAATACCCTCTGATATACCAGAACAGATTTCCAACCACAGAAAACGAAGCAATGCTCTTTGAGAACAAACCTACCATCAAACAACCTATGCTCAGCCTAAGAAAACCCAAGTTTCGCAGCCTGAGACATTAA
- the DEPDC1 gene encoding DEP domain-containing protein 1A isoform 1 (isoform 1 is encoded by transcript variant 1) has product MERRPAAPGPYRATELWNEITRYFRAGMPLRTHRQHFKKHGSCFTASEAADWLHEVLRSSSNFGPEVSRQQTVQLLRKFLKNHVIEDIKGRWGAENLEDNGALYRFPSTSPVKPLPAPCRQNENLQTFSKDRLLKLPHLSRRTLKKHQLLTPLDNVEKTKLDKTAENEEDALCRKEVSQEYVQETWRNIILIHLQTILGLPSLEEVLQPTQIVPEHVIYNMTHTSKHGVVILQNKSEDLPHWVLSAMKCLAYWPRNNDMSQPTYSGFERDVFRTVADYFVNLPEPLLTFEYYELFVNILVMCGFITIPNTCSGKHSVRDETRDPQSSKIPHLNSFKSTECLLLSLLRKEPKEIKEDYEASWKSSSEELADQTQRAKKLQQHKLASKQGSADNLIGGSCQNLSGFRNEQDLSLTFKTRCYSLERIGNTASRVHNKGELDSLRKTNVLSTRNEKQWLPCVSKTDSVLEFGFENTFQKQTDGSKRVSAPILQDRELFKENLKSKQICRSQGLLGSRSSRSCTSINVPIAEITVKPRSQLCGQGRPNTSVATSVGIRTEVSDITVSKRLCRSTIELSECSFTHSYVLTGTQNLLQPHLERIAVEALQICCLLLPPPNRRKMQLLMRMISRISENVDMPQLHDAMSTRSLMIQTFSRCVLCCAEEVDLDELLSTRLVSFLMDHQQEIFKVPTYLQVAVQDHLEYMKVAQCKYPGEEICAILPTYSYCEQITPQEFEEQKVSTSQAAVAELLENIIKDKNLSVKEKKKKLKQFQKEYPLIYQNRFPTTENEAMLFENKPTIKQPMLSLRKPKFRSLRH; this is encoded by the exons ATGGAGCGCCGCCCGGCAGCGCCGGGGCCCTACCGCGCCACTGAGCTG TGGAATGAAATCACCCGGTACTTCCGAGCCGGCATGCCGCTAAGGACGCACAGGCAGCACTTCAAGAAGCACGGCAGCTGTTTCACGGCCTCGGAAGCTGCAGATTGGCTGCACGAAGTACTGAGGAGCAGCAGTAACTTTGGGCCCGAAGTGAGCAGGCAGCAGACCGTCCAGCTGCTAAGGAAGTTCCTCAAGAATCACGTAATTGAAGATATTAAAGGAAGGTGGGGGGCAGAGAACTTAGAAGACAATGGTGCGCTGTACAG GTTTCCTTCAACCTCTCCAGTTAAACCTCTACCAGCTCCATGTCGCCAAAATGAAAACTTACAAACCTTCTCTAAAGATAGACTTCTTAAGCTGCCACATCTATCAAGGAGAACTCTGAAAAAACACCAATTGCTGACACCTCTG GATAATgtggagaaaacaaagctggataaaacagcagaaaatgaagaagatgCACTGTGCAGGAAGGAAGTGAGCCAGGAATATGTGCAAGAAACCTGGAGAAATATCATTCTAATACA TTTGCAAACCATCTTAGGCCTCCCATCCTTGGAAGAAGTTTTGCAGCCAACACAGATAGTTCCTGAGCATGTCATATACAATATGACACACACAAGCAAACATGGTGTTGTTATTTTGCAGAACAAATCAG aagacCTCCCTCACTGGGTGTTGTCAGCTATGAAGTGCCTCGCGTATT GGCCTAGAAATAATGATATGAGCCAGCCAACGTACAGTGGGTTTGAACGGGATGTCTTCAGAACAGTTGCTGATTATTTTGTCAATCTCCCTGAACCATTGCTTACTTTTGAGTACTATGAactttttgttaatattttgg tTATGTGTGGCTTCATCACAATTCCAAATACATGCAGTGGAAAACATTCTGTCCGAGATGAGACCCGTGACCCACAGTCTTCAAAAATTCCTCACTTGAACTCTTTCAAATCAACTGAATGTCTTCTTCTAAGTCTACTTCGCAAAGAGccaaaggaaataaaggagGATTATGAAGCTTCCTGGAAGTCATCTTCAGAAGAGTTAGCTGATCAGACACAACGTGCAAAGAAATTGCAGCAGCATAAGCTGGCAAGTAAACAAGGCAGTGCAGACAATCTCATAGGAGGAAGTTGTCAGAATCTTTCAGGTTTCAGGAATGAACAAGATCTATCCCTAACATTTAAGACAAGATGTTACTCTTTGGAGAGAATTGGAAACACTGCCTCGAGAGTACATAATAAAGGAGAATTGGATTCCCTCAGGAAAACTAATGTCTTGAGCacaagaaatgagaaacaatgGCTACCATGTGTGTCTAAGACTGATTCCGTGTTGGagtttggttttgaaaacaCATTCCAAAAACAAACTGATGGTTCAAAAAGAGTGTCTGCCCCAATTCTTCAGGATAGAGagctatttaaagaaaatcttaaatCAAAGCAAATATGCAGGTCTCAGGGTTTACTTGGGAGCAGGAGCTCCAGAAGTTGCACTAGCATCAATGTCCCAATTGCTGAAATCACAGTAAAGCCGAGGTCTCAGCTTTGTGGGCAAGGAAGACCAAATACCTCAGTGGCTACTTCAGTGGGCATCAGGACTGAGGTTTCTGACATCACCGTCAGTAAGAGACTCTGCAGAAGTACCATAGAACTTTCAGAATGCTCTTTCACTCACTCTTATGTGTTGACTGGCACGCAAA ATCTCCTTCAACCTCACTTAGAAAGGATTGCAGTTGAAGCACTACAGATATGCTGTCTGCTGCTTCCACCACCAAACCGCAGGAAGATGCAGCTCCTGATGCGAATGATCTCTCGGATCAGTGAGAACGTCGATATGCCACAGCTGCACGATGCCATGAGCACACGTTCTTTG ATGATACAGACTTTTTCTCGATGTGTGTTATGCTGTGCAGAAGAAGTAGATCTTGATGAGCTACTTTCTACACGATTAGTCTCATTTCTAATGGACCATcaacaggaaatatttaaagtaCCAACTTACCTGCAGGTTGCAGTGCAAGATCACCTAGAATACATGAAGGTGGCTCAG tgcaaaTATCCAGGTGAAGAAATCTGTGCCATATTACCAACCTATTCATACTGTGAACAAATAACCCCTCAGGAGTTTGAAGAACAAAAGGTTTCTACCTCTCAAgctgctgtggcagagctgtTAGAGAACATAATCAAAGATAAGAACTtatctgtgaaagaaaaaaagaaaaagttaaaacag TTCCAGAAGGAATACCCTCTGATATACCAGAACAGATTTCCAACCACAGAAAACGAAGCAATGCTCTTTGAGAACAAACCTACCATCAAACAACCTATGCTCAGCCTAAGAAAACCCAAGTTTCGCAGCCTGAGACATTAA